A section of the Triticum dicoccoides isolate Atlit2015 ecotype Zavitan chromosome 7A, WEW_v2.0, whole genome shotgun sequence genome encodes:
- the LOC119331536 gene encoding tryptamine benzoyltransferase 1-like: MEIITSSTMLKPVYSAPHPLLGEKVQLTVFDRAALDVFVPVVVAYPAPTPSNEAIKEGLLRAVAPYPHLAGRLAADHRGRRFLHVNNEGVLVVEATVSSNLADLLAYGGMATDVHGQYHTLPEENVGEALLQIKLNRCKCGGLVVGVSYHHQTADGVAMNNFFITWETAVRQGKDFVAPTPFLDRATTAVSRRMPAPVFDHRSIEFKSGESRGCTRERGDIVSMAKIKDVRVHLTAEFLAELRARVGGRCSMFQCLLAHVWKKITAARGLKPEEFTQVKVAVNCRGRAKPPAPMDFFGNMVLWAFPRLQVRDVLNWSYGAVVGAIRDAVARIDGEYIQSFVDFGTLADANGEELVATAAAGTTLCPDAEVDTWLGFRYHQLDFGTGPPCAFQPPDLPIEGLMVFVPSCTAGGGVDLFMAVAEDHVESFEKICYSLDDDLLTSSRM, from the exons ATGGAGATCATTACGAGCAGCACGATGCTGAAGCCGGTCTACTCCGCGCCGCACCCGCTCCTCGGCGAGAAGGTCCAGCTGACCGTCTTCGACCGCGCCGCCTTGGACGTCTTCGTCCCTGTCGTCGTGGCCTACCCCGCGCCAACGCCTTCCAACGAGGCCATCAAGGAGGGCCTCCTCAGGGCCGTCGCGCCGTACCCACACCTGGCGGGACGCCTCGCCGCCGACCACCGCGGCAGGCGCTTCCTCCACGTCAACAACGAGGGTGTGCTTGTTGTAGAGGCCACTGTCTCGTCCAACCTGGCGGACTTACTCGCCTACGGCGGCATGGCCACCGACGTCCACGGCCAGTACCATACACTACCAGAG GAGAACGTTGGGGAGGCGCTGCTGCAGATCAAGCTGAACCGGTGCAAGTGCGGCGGTCTCGTGGTCGGTGTATCATACCACCACCAAACCGCCGACGGTGTGGCCATGAACAACTTCTTCATCACGTGGGAGACCGCTGTACGCCAAGGCAAGGACTTCGTCGCGCCGACCCCTTTCCTTGAccgcgccaccaccgccgtgtctcGACGCATGCCGGCGCCGGTGTTCGACCACCGGTCCATTGAGTTCAAGAGTGGAGAAAGCAGGGGCTGCACCAGGGAACGCGGCGACATCGTCTCCATGGCGAAGATCAAGGACGTCAGGGTGCATTTGACGGCCGAGTTCCTCGCCGAGCTCAGAGCGCGCGTCGGCGGCCGTTGCAGCATGTTCCAGTGCCTGCTCGCGCACGTGTGGAAGAAGATCACGGCGGCGCGGGGCCTGAAACCGGAGGAGTTCACACAGGTGAAGGTGGCCGTGAACTGCCGGGGCAGGGCCAAGCCTCCCGCGCCCATGGACTTCTTCGGGAACATGGTGCTCTGGGCGTTCCCGAGGCTTCAGGTCCGCGACGTCCTGAACTGGAGCTACGGCGCCGTTGTCGGCGCAATCCGCGATGCCGTGGCACGTATCGACGGCGAGTACATCCAGTCGTTCGTGGACTTCGGCACACTGGCGGACGCGAACGGTGAGGAGCTCGTGGCGACAGCGGCTGCTGGCACTACGCTATGCCCGGACGCAGAAGTGGACACCTGGCTGGGGTTCAGGTACCATCAGCTAGATTTTGGCACCGGGCCGCCATGCGCGTTCCAGCCGCCGGACTTGCCGATTGAGGGGCTTATGGTCTTCGTGCCGTCGTGCACGGCGGGGGGCGGCGTCGACCTCTTCATGGCTGTCGCGGAGGATCATGTCGAGTCATTTGAGAAGATTTGCTACTCCTTGGACGACGATCTTCTCACATCATCAAGGATGTAA